Proteins found in one Anopheles aquasalis chromosome 3, idAnoAquaMG_Q_19, whole genome shotgun sequence genomic segment:
- the LOC126579303 gene encoding protein starmaker-like encodes MYGVGVNVLAAIVLLSLGVVDECVSALHMYPEIFDPSKFLARPLPLKSARPVPAAGDHHLARGFQDDETGFVRSSSESGKSGFVHRENFHRKDGNKYGSEKQTGRGESRRTQEPVVGTLKGALSGAASGRRIIETDHYRPEPMYEVTEELTSDYQNPDKHKKYGTAAAAKPTPGMGEDDKQKQKKKQQEEKQMKTAGLSLKEASGARKPRKGGRSNQQNNHNGYESIVYHENEHDSMEQGYGKRNAVGKLPTKQLAVGENPAAQGRLLEDEEEDEEYEEDRHDGDGDEDDDDDETRHDGDDNEDTGERGGNDSDFGDNYDAVRFDSDFERSFGNGANDENASFENHDEGGKSVRKGKGKGRQHDNVDYDYDEEVDREQVDESASEDKYRGDDESEEEDRDDEGDDDGRQYEYASEADSDAQDY; translated from the exons ATGTACGGTGTCGGTGTGAACGTGCTGGCCGCGATAGTGCTCCTCTCGTTGGGCGTAGTGGATGAGTGTGTATCGGCGCTGCACATGTACCCGGAGATATTCGATCCATCCAAGTTCCTGGCCCGTCCGTTACCGCTAAAGAGTGCGCGACCCGTGCCAGCCGCCGGTGACCATCATCTGGCCCGTGGATTCCAGGACGATGAGACGGGATTCGTGCGATCGAGCAGTGAATCGGGCAAGAGTGGGTTCGTGCACCGTGAGAACTTTCACCGCAAGGATGGCAACAAGTACGGAAGCGAGAAGCAAACCGGCCGTGGTGAATCACGACGCACGCAAGAGCCAGTGGTGGGAACGCTAAAGGGTGCACTTTCCGGAGCCGCATCCGGCCGAAGGATAATCGAAACGGACCATTACAGACCGGAACCGATGTACGAGGTTACCGAGGAGCTGACCAG CGATTATCAGAATCCCGATAAGCACAAGAAGTACGgtacggcggcggcagcgaaGCCCACCCCAGGGATGGGAGAAGACGataagcagaagcaaaagaagaagcagcaggaggaaaagcaaatgaaaacagcGGGACTTTCACTGAAGGAGGCGAGTGGTGCGCGAAAACCGAGAAAAGGTGGTCGCAGCAATCAGCAGAACAACCACAATGGCTACGAGTCGATCGTGTACCACGAGAACGAACACGACAGTATGGAGCAGGGCTACGGGAAGCGGAATGCGGTCGGTAAGCTGCCCACCAAACAGCTGGCCGTGGGTGAAAATCCGGCCGCACAGGGACGTCTGCtagaggatgaggaggaggacgaggagtaTGAAGAAGACCGCcacgacggtgatggtgatgaggatgatgatgatgatgagactcgccacgacggcgacgacaacgaggacacTGGTGAGCGTGGTGGTAATGATTCGGACTTTGGCGATAACTATGACGCCGTGCGGTTCGATAGTGACTTCGAGCGGTCGTTTGGGAATGGTGCGAACGATGAGAACGCTAGCTTTGAGAACCACGATGAAGGAGGGAAGAGTgtaaggaaaggaaagggtaAGGGGCGCCAGCACGATAATGTGGATTATGATTACGATGAGGAGGTCGATCGGGAACAGGTGGACGAGTCGGCCAGTGAGGATAAGTACCGAGGGGACGATGAgtccgaggaggaggacaggGATGAtgaaggggatgatgatgggcggcAGTACGAGTACGCCAGCGAGGCGGACAGTGACGCACAGGATTATTGA
- the LOC126579304 gene encoding uncharacterized protein LOC126579304 produces the protein MAFQPNVIISCIVVLLLSSGRSRAQHDCPPVPDCARSEARFRTIDGTCNNPNEPLQGAAMRPYRRLVGAEYADGVWDPPATSSGSPMPNARQLSLALFGETEMQHPRHTLVSMQFGQLIAHDMSFTADAFGMLCCADGKMVPAGQARSPRCLPIEVARDDPVMAEEGVECLNMVRTKTTLEDPCQGRSGPAEQLSSVTSYLDLSVVYGNSLEQSNELRTFDGGLMRVEHRHGKDWPPYFPNRTQLCDVKDETEACYLTGDRRANQSPHLALLQIAFLLEHNRLARELTIYNPHWDDERLFQEARQINIAQYQAIVYYEWLPIYMGRQNLVEYGVLPEPGIQQDLVDDYDPSVDATVSNAFGNAALRFFHNLIAGHLDLVEESLQPTGSIRLSDWLDRPSVLEQDGNYEKLSRGMIHQPHDRPNFHLTPEVKHFLFRSGAPVGSDLKAIDIQRARDHGLASYNAYRQFCGLKAVRHWDEFAGLLRPISANAIPGQYESVEDVELAVAGPLEFHYRDGMPGETFTCILLEQFRRSRVGDRFFFENGRSGLNRRQVHELRKASMARILCDNTVALERMQQRAFFLVSDDNPVVPCEQLPVVELMRWLCRATIESCPFVMSCDDGFEGSTFRSADGSCNSRYNPLYGTAYRPYRRLLPAKYADGISEPARMGDAAMPNARQLSMALFGETEQRDVQSTIVNMQFGQLVAHDLSFTADVFGGKCCPGGRALPDDELPARCLPVTVPPDDPVLGNGTVDCMSMLRTRTSMEHPCATNYGQAEQLSSVTAFLDLSIVYGNSVAQTAALRSPHRGQMLVEHRNGSDWPPRNPNASTLCQMLEESDVCYHTGDLRSNQSPHLALLQIAFLLEHNRLARELAILNRHWDDERLFQEARKINIAQYQAIVYNDWLPIYMGRENMLAGGLLHPVAGDEEPVPDYDPLVDPTVSNEFGTAAFRYFHNMIVGQLDMYGATGESIGSIRLSDWLRRPAVLEQQLQHREPNRVLLARGMVSQPHDTPNSHLSPEAKHYLFRNQRTVGVDLKAIDIQRARDHGLASYNEYRVWSGLERATRWPDLHDTLPEDAVTGLARWYGTVDDVELSVAGALERHHEGATVGRTFLTILLEQFRRTRTGDRFFYENGAHFSGPQLAQVRRASIARLLCDAVPELARMQSDAFFIPDDGANPVQPCGELREVRLEPWQER, from the exons ATGGCCTTCCAGCCAAACGTCATCATTTCCTGCATCGTGGTGCTTCTCTTGAGTAGCGGTAGATCTCGCGCTCAACACGATTGCCCCCCCGTACCGGACTGCGCACGTTCAGAGGCTCGCTTCCGTACCATCGATGGAACCTGCAACAATCCTAACGAGCCGCTGCAAGGCGCTGCGATGCGTCCATACCGCCGTCTAGTCGGTGCGGAGTACGCGGATGGTGTATGGGATCCACCGGCGACTAGTTCCGGTTCACCGATGCCCAATGCACGCCAGCTCTCGCTGGCACTGTTTGGTGAAACGGAAATGCAACATCCACGTCACACGTTGGTCAGCATGCAGTTCGGTCAGCTGATTGCGCACGATATGAGCTTCACGGCCGATG CCTTTGGTATGCTGTGTTGTGCTGATGGGAAAATGGTACCAGCGGGGCAAGCGCGATCGCCACGCTGTCTCCCGATCGAAGTCGCGCGCGATGATCCCGTCATGGCTGAGGAGGGAGTCGAGTGTTTGAATATGGTGCGGACCAAGACGACCCTAGAAGATCCTTGTCAGGGAAGGAGTGGCCCTGCGGAACAGCTTTCATCGGTAACGTCCTATCTGGACCTCTCCGTTGTCTACGGTAATTCTTTGGAGCAATCCAATGAGTTGCGTACCTTCGATGGTGGGCTGATGCGGGTTGAGCATCGGCACGGTAAGGATTGGCCACCGTATTTCCCCAACCGGACGCAGCTGTGCGATGTAAAGGATGAGACGGAGGCTTGCTACCTGACCGGAGATCGACGTGCGAACCAGAGCCCTCATCTGGCGTTGCTTCAGATTGCCTTCCTGCTCGAGCACAATCGGTTGGCACGGGAGTTGACGATCTACAATCCGCACTGGGATGATGAGAGGTTGTTCCAGGAGGCGCGCCAGATCAATATCGCTCAGTACCAGGCGATCGTGTACTACGAGTGGCTACCGATCTACATGGGACGTCAGAATTTGGTCGAGTATGGTGTGTTGCCGGAGCCGGGGATTCAGCAGGACTTAGTAGACGATTACGATCCGAGTGTCGATGCGACCGTGAGCAACGCTTTCGGTAATGCGGCCCTTCGCTTCTTCCACAATCTGATCGCCGGTCATCTGGA TCTAGTGGAGGAATCTCTGCAACCTACTGGCTCGATTCGTTTGTCAGATTGGTTGGATCGACCGTCGGTCCTGGAGCAGGATGGGAATTACGAGAAGTTGTCTCGTGGAATGATCCATCAACCGCACGATCGTCCCAACTTTCATCTGACGCCCGAGGTGAAGCATTTCCTCTTCCGTTCCGGAGCACCCGTCGGTTCCGATCtgaaggccattgacatccagCGTGCGCGGGATCATGGGTTGGCCAGTTACAATGCCTACCGGCAGTTCTGTGGATTGAAGGCGGTCCGACATTGGGATGAGTTCGCGGGGTTACTGCGTCCCATTTCGGCCAATGCCATACCAGGGCAATACGAATCGGTTGAGGATGTTGAGCTGGCGGTGGCTGGACCACTTGAGTTTCACTATCGCGATGGTATGCCTGGAGAGACGTTCACCTGCATTTTGTTGGAGCAGTTCAGGCGATCGCGCGTTGGTGATCGGTTCTTTTTTGAGAATGGCCGATCGGGATTGAATCGACGTCAGGTGCACGAGTTGCGTAAGGCTAGTATGGCACGTATTCTGTGCGATAACACAGTTGCGCTGGAGAGGATGCAGCAGAGGGCCTTCTTCCTGGTTAGTGACGACAATCCCGTTGTGCCGTGCGAACagttgccggtggtggagctgATGCGCTGGC TGTGCCGCGCAACGATCGAGTCCTGTCCGTTCGTTATGTCCTGTGATGATGGCTTCGAAGGTTCAACTTTCCGTAGTGCTGATGGATCGTGCAATAGCCGGTACAATCCACTGTACGGGACAGCGTACCGGCCCTACCGACGATTACTGCCAGCGAAATACGCCGATGGCATTTCAGAACCTGCCCGAATGGGCGATGCCGCGATGCCAAACGCTCGCCAACTCTCGATGGCTCTGTTTGGTGAGACAGAGCAACGGGACGTCCAGAGTACGATCGTCAACATGCAGTTCGGTCAGCTGGTGGCGCATGATCTCAGCTTTACGGCAGATG TGTTCGGTGGCAAGTGCTGCCCCGGCGGTCGTGCACTTCCCGATGATGAGCTTCCGGCAAGGTGTCTACCAGTGACCGTACCACCGGATGATCCTGTCCTGGGGAACGGCACGGTCGATTGTATGAGTATGCTGCGCACCAGAACCTCCATGGAGCATCCTTGTGCAACGAACTACGGTCAAGCGGAGCAGCTATCATCCGTCACAGCTTTTCTCGATCTGTCGATCGTTTATGGCAACTCGGTGGCACAAACTGCAGCCCTACGGTCACCACACCGTGGTCAGATGCTGGTGGAgcaccggaacggaagtgaCTGGCCACCACGTAACCCGAACGCGTCCACGCTCTGTCAGATGCTCGAAGAGTCGGACGTATGCTACCACACCGGAGATCTCCGATCGAACCAGAGCCCTCATCTGGCGTTGCTTCAGATTGCCTTCCTGCTCGAGCACAATCGGTTGGCACGGGAGTTGGCGATCCTGAACCGGCACTGGGATGATGAGAGGTTGTTCCAGGAAGCACGCAAGATCAACATCGCTCAGTACCAGGCGATTGTTTATAATGATTGGCTACCGATCTACATGGGACGCGAGAAtatgctggctggtggtttgcTCCATCCGGTGGCTGGTGATGAGGAACCGGTGCCGGATTACGATCCTCTTGTGGATCCCACAGTGAGCAATGAGTTTGGGACCGCTGCGTTCCGATATTTTCACAACATGATCGTTGGTCAGTTGGA CATGTACGGTGCCACCGGtgaatcgatcggatcgatacGGCTCTCCGATTGGTTGCGACGGCCAGCAgtactggagcagcagctacagcaccGGGAACCAAACCGTGTCCTACTGGCACGCGGCATGGTCAGCCAACCGCACGACACCCCCAACAGCCATCTTTCACCGGAAGCCAAACACTACCTGTTCCGGAACCAACGGACCGTCGGCGTAGACCTGAAAGCGATCGATATCCAGCGTGCCCGGGACCATGGGCTGGCAAGCTACAACGAGTACCGGGTGTGGAGCGGTCTCGAGCGAGCAACCCGTTGGCCGGATCTACATGATACACTCCCGGAGGATGCAGTGACCGGGCTGGCCCGCTGGTACGGTACGGTCGATGATGTGGAGTTATCCGTGGCCGGTGCTCTCGAACGGCATCATGAGGGGGCAACGGTTGGCCGGACCTTTCTCACCATTCTGCTCGAACAGTTCCGACGTACGCGCACCGGTGATCGGTTCTTTTACGAGAATGGTGCTCACTTTAGTGGGCCACAGTTGGCGCAGGTGCGCCGTGCATCCATCGCTCGGTTGCTGTGCGATGCGGTACCGGAGTTGGCGCGAATGCAATCCGATGCGTTCTTCATTCCGGATGACGGGGCCAATCCGGTGCAGCCGTGTGGGGAGCTCCGGGAAGTGAGGCTCGAACCGTGGCAGGAACGTTGA